In Megalopta genalis isolate 19385.01 chromosome 7, iyMegGena1_principal, whole genome shotgun sequence, a single window of DNA contains:
- the Cbl gene encoding E3 ubiquitin-protein ligase CBL isoform X3, translating to MMKLTLVPWKVFRDKLNEVHPISSVLQAMALKSTIDLTCNDYISNFEFDVFTRLFQPWSTLLRNWQILAVTHPGYVAFLTYDEVKARLQKYCRPGSYVFRLSCTRLGQWAIGYVTSDGDILQTIPHNKSLCQALLDGYREGFYLYPDGHNVNPDLTWAVQPTPEEHIKVTAEQYELYCEMGSTFQLCKICAENDKDVRIEPCGHLLCTPCLTAWQDSEGQGCPFCRAEIKGTEQIVIDPFDPRRTHRPGTHSASASNASTPTRDLDPDTEESMDLCNGHCGSMCEDSDEDEDSSPTNSPVSTRRVVPSPPLPPRRLSPSPTPNSHSRSRHLTVPKENAPPPPSSAVNAVFNSSADNQLNNNMNSEAGYDMLHRASSPSPAPPIPPAPFPVSRSHVRRSQGNHISVAQPQPQPPTLPEKPSRSSGASSTSCQTTSSNSVPPVPPPLSVPRPPKSGKEHNRQDHHYENTIVIPGTRQHVVRNINLEANTARLSALMRGKDDPTGSAKPESAAYENVNVEHISKLTALGFAQDAVIRALVITRNDLEMACDILHEFATKSS from the exons ATGATGAAACT taCACTAGTTCCATGGAAAGTATTCAGGGATAAGTTGAACGAGGTTCATCCCATTAGTTCCGTACTACAAGCCATGGCACTGAAATCTACGATAGACCTTACGTGCAATGATTATATCTCCAACTTTGAGTTTGATGTATTTACGAG GTTATTTCAACCATGGTCTACACTTCTACGTAACTGGCAAATTTTGGCTGTGACTCATCCTGGATACGTAGCTTTCCTTACGTACGACGAAGTGAAGGCACGTTTACAAAAGTATTGTAGACCTGGAAGTTATGTGTTCCGATTAAGTTGCACAAGGCTAGGACAGTGGGCCATTGGTTATGTCACATCTGATGGGGACATTCTTCAAACTATACCTCACAATAAGAGTTTATGTCAAGCCTTACTTGATGGATATCGGGAAGGCTT TTACTTGTATCCCGATGGTCACAATGTGAATCCAGATTTAACATGGGCGGTGCAACCTACACCAGAGGAACACATAAAAGTCACTGCTGAACAGTATGAACTGTACTGTGAAATGGGTAGCACATTCCAATTGTGTAAAATTTGTGCAGAGAACGACAAGGACGTTAGGATAGAACCCTGTGGACATCTGCTTTGCACTCCGTGTTTAACAGCTTGGCAG GATTCTGAAGGGCAAGGTTGTCCTTTTTGCCGAGCTGAAATAAAGGGAACCGAACAGATAGTCATTGATCCGTTCGATCCTCGAAGAACGCATCGACCAGGAACACATTCGGCTTCCGCTAGTAACGCGTCGACCCCGACACGGGATCTTGACCCGGACACCGAG GAAAGCATGGACCTCTGCAATGGCCACTGCGGATCCATGTGCGAGGACTCTGACGAAGACGAGGATTCCAGCCCCACGAATTCACCTGTGTCGACGCGAAGGGTCGTGCCAAGTCCCCCGCTACCTCCACGACGATTGTCACCGTCCCCCACGCCGAATAGTCATTCGAGAAGTCGTCATTTAACTGTACCGAAGGAGAACGCACCGCCACCCCCCTCGTCAGCTGTTAACGCGGTGTTTAACTCCAGCGCTGACAATCAACTGAATAACAATA TGAATTCCGAGGCAGGGTACGACATGCTGCACCGAGCGTCATCGCCATCCCCGGCACCACCGATACCACCTGCTCCGTTTCCGGTTAGCAGAAGTCACGTGCGTCGATCGCAAGGAAATCACATATCTGTGGCACAGCCACAGCCACAACCGCCTACATTACCTGAAAAACCTAGTCGTTCGAGCGGCGCGTCTTCGACGTCGTGTCAAACGACGTCGAGCAACAGCGTGCCGCCAGTTCCGCCGCCGTTATCGGTGCCGCGACCTCCAAAGTCCGGCAAAGAGCACAATAGACAGGATCACCACTACGAGAACACGATCGTGATACCCGGTACGAGACAGCACGTCGTGAGGAACATTAATCTGGAAGCGAATACGGCACGATTGTCCGCCCTAATGAGAGGTAAGGACGATCCCACCGGTTCTGCTAAGCCAGAATCCGCGGCATACGAGAACGTCAACGTCGAACACATTTCCAAGCTGACGGCTCTCGGATTCGCGCAAGACGCCGTGATTAGAGCGCTCGTTATAACTAGGAACGATCTTGAAATGGCTTGTGACATACTGCACGAATTTGCCACGAAATCGTCTTGA
- the Cbl gene encoding E3 ubiquitin-protein ligase CBL isoform X5, translating into MKLNKNLDTLVPWKVFRDKLNEVHPISSVLQAMALKSTIDLTCNDYISNFEFDVFTRLFQPWSTLLRNWQILAVTHPGYVAFLTYDEVKARLQKYCRPGSYVFRLSCTRLGQWAIGYVTSDGDILQTIPHNKSLCQALLDGYREGFYLYPDGHNVNPDLTWAVQPTPEEHIKVTAEQYELYCEMGSTFQLCKICAENDKDVRIEPCGHLLCTPCLTAWQDSEGQGCPFCRAEIKGTEQIVIDPFDPRRTHRPGTHSASASNASTPTRDLDPDTEESMDLCNGHCGSMCEDSDEDEDSSPTNSPVSTRRVVPSPPLPPRRLSPSPTPNSHSRSRHLTVPKENAPPPPSSAVNAVFNSSADNQLNNNMNSEAGYDMLHRASSPSPAPPIPPAPFPVSRSHVRRSQGNHISVAQPQPQPPTLPEKPSRSSGASSTSCQTTSSNSVPPVPPPLSVPRPPKSGKEHNRQDHHYENTIVIPGTRQHVVRNINLEANTARLSALMRGKDDPTGSAKPESAAYENVNVEHISKLTALGFAQDAVIRALVITRNDLEMACDILHEFATKSS; encoded by the exons ATGAAGCTTAACAAAAATTTGGA taCACTAGTTCCATGGAAAGTATTCAGGGATAAGTTGAACGAGGTTCATCCCATTAGTTCCGTACTACAAGCCATGGCACTGAAATCTACGATAGACCTTACGTGCAATGATTATATCTCCAACTTTGAGTTTGATGTATTTACGAG GTTATTTCAACCATGGTCTACACTTCTACGTAACTGGCAAATTTTGGCTGTGACTCATCCTGGATACGTAGCTTTCCTTACGTACGACGAAGTGAAGGCACGTTTACAAAAGTATTGTAGACCTGGAAGTTATGTGTTCCGATTAAGTTGCACAAGGCTAGGACAGTGGGCCATTGGTTATGTCACATCTGATGGGGACATTCTTCAAACTATACCTCACAATAAGAGTTTATGTCAAGCCTTACTTGATGGATATCGGGAAGGCTT TTACTTGTATCCCGATGGTCACAATGTGAATCCAGATTTAACATGGGCGGTGCAACCTACACCAGAGGAACACATAAAAGTCACTGCTGAACAGTATGAACTGTACTGTGAAATGGGTAGCACATTCCAATTGTGTAAAATTTGTGCAGAGAACGACAAGGACGTTAGGATAGAACCCTGTGGACATCTGCTTTGCACTCCGTGTTTAACAGCTTGGCAG GATTCTGAAGGGCAAGGTTGTCCTTTTTGCCGAGCTGAAATAAAGGGAACCGAACAGATAGTCATTGATCCGTTCGATCCTCGAAGAACGCATCGACCAGGAACACATTCGGCTTCCGCTAGTAACGCGTCGACCCCGACACGGGATCTTGACCCGGACACCGAG GAAAGCATGGACCTCTGCAATGGCCACTGCGGATCCATGTGCGAGGACTCTGACGAAGACGAGGATTCCAGCCCCACGAATTCACCTGTGTCGACGCGAAGGGTCGTGCCAAGTCCCCCGCTACCTCCACGACGATTGTCACCGTCCCCCACGCCGAATAGTCATTCGAGAAGTCGTCATTTAACTGTACCGAAGGAGAACGCACCGCCACCCCCCTCGTCAGCTGTTAACGCGGTGTTTAACTCCAGCGCTGACAATCAACTGAATAACAATA TGAATTCCGAGGCAGGGTACGACATGCTGCACCGAGCGTCATCGCCATCCCCGGCACCACCGATACCACCTGCTCCGTTTCCGGTTAGCAGAAGTCACGTGCGTCGATCGCAAGGAAATCACATATCTGTGGCACAGCCACAGCCACAACCGCCTACATTACCTGAAAAACCTAGTCGTTCGAGCGGCGCGTCTTCGACGTCGTGTCAAACGACGTCGAGCAACAGCGTGCCGCCAGTTCCGCCGCCGTTATCGGTGCCGCGACCTCCAAAGTCCGGCAAAGAGCACAATAGACAGGATCACCACTACGAGAACACGATCGTGATACCCGGTACGAGACAGCACGTCGTGAGGAACATTAATCTGGAAGCGAATACGGCACGATTGTCCGCCCTAATGAGAGGTAAGGACGATCCCACCGGTTCTGCTAAGCCAGAATCCGCGGCATACGAGAACGTCAACGTCGAACACATTTCCAAGCTGACGGCTCTCGGATTCGCGCAAGACGCCGTGATTAGAGCGCTCGTTATAACTAGGAACGATCTTGAAATGGCTTGTGACATACTGCACGAATTTGCCACGAAATCGTCTTGA
- the Cbl gene encoding E3 ubiquitin-protein ligase CBL isoform X6: protein MTGTLVPWKVFRDKLNEVHPISSVLQAMALKSTIDLTCNDYISNFEFDVFTRLFQPWSTLLRNWQILAVTHPGYVAFLTYDEVKARLQKYCRPGSYVFRLSCTRLGQWAIGYVTSDGDILQTIPHNKSLCQALLDGYREGFYLYPDGHNVNPDLTWAVQPTPEEHIKVTAEQYELYCEMGSTFQLCKICAENDKDVRIEPCGHLLCTPCLTAWQDSEGQGCPFCRAEIKGTEQIVIDPFDPRRTHRPGTHSASASNASTPTRDLDPDTEESMDLCNGHCGSMCEDSDEDEDSSPTNSPVSTRRVVPSPPLPPRRLSPSPTPNSHSRSRHLTVPKENAPPPPSSAVNAVFNSSADNQLNNNMNSEAGYDMLHRASSPSPAPPIPPAPFPVSRSHVRRSQGNHISVAQPQPQPPTLPEKPSRSSGASSTSCQTTSSNSVPPVPPPLSVPRPPKSGKEHNRQDHHYENTIVIPGTRQHVVRNINLEANTARLSALMRGKDDPTGSAKPESAAYENVNVEHISKLTALGFAQDAVIRALVITRNDLEMACDILHEFATKSS, encoded by the exons ATGACTGG taCACTAGTTCCATGGAAAGTATTCAGGGATAAGTTGAACGAGGTTCATCCCATTAGTTCCGTACTACAAGCCATGGCACTGAAATCTACGATAGACCTTACGTGCAATGATTATATCTCCAACTTTGAGTTTGATGTATTTACGAG GTTATTTCAACCATGGTCTACACTTCTACGTAACTGGCAAATTTTGGCTGTGACTCATCCTGGATACGTAGCTTTCCTTACGTACGACGAAGTGAAGGCACGTTTACAAAAGTATTGTAGACCTGGAAGTTATGTGTTCCGATTAAGTTGCACAAGGCTAGGACAGTGGGCCATTGGTTATGTCACATCTGATGGGGACATTCTTCAAACTATACCTCACAATAAGAGTTTATGTCAAGCCTTACTTGATGGATATCGGGAAGGCTT TTACTTGTATCCCGATGGTCACAATGTGAATCCAGATTTAACATGGGCGGTGCAACCTACACCAGAGGAACACATAAAAGTCACTGCTGAACAGTATGAACTGTACTGTGAAATGGGTAGCACATTCCAATTGTGTAAAATTTGTGCAGAGAACGACAAGGACGTTAGGATAGAACCCTGTGGACATCTGCTTTGCACTCCGTGTTTAACAGCTTGGCAG GATTCTGAAGGGCAAGGTTGTCCTTTTTGCCGAGCTGAAATAAAGGGAACCGAACAGATAGTCATTGATCCGTTCGATCCTCGAAGAACGCATCGACCAGGAACACATTCGGCTTCCGCTAGTAACGCGTCGACCCCGACACGGGATCTTGACCCGGACACCGAG GAAAGCATGGACCTCTGCAATGGCCACTGCGGATCCATGTGCGAGGACTCTGACGAAGACGAGGATTCCAGCCCCACGAATTCACCTGTGTCGACGCGAAGGGTCGTGCCAAGTCCCCCGCTACCTCCACGACGATTGTCACCGTCCCCCACGCCGAATAGTCATTCGAGAAGTCGTCATTTAACTGTACCGAAGGAGAACGCACCGCCACCCCCCTCGTCAGCTGTTAACGCGGTGTTTAACTCCAGCGCTGACAATCAACTGAATAACAATA TGAATTCCGAGGCAGGGTACGACATGCTGCACCGAGCGTCATCGCCATCCCCGGCACCACCGATACCACCTGCTCCGTTTCCGGTTAGCAGAAGTCACGTGCGTCGATCGCAAGGAAATCACATATCTGTGGCACAGCCACAGCCACAACCGCCTACATTACCTGAAAAACCTAGTCGTTCGAGCGGCGCGTCTTCGACGTCGTGTCAAACGACGTCGAGCAACAGCGTGCCGCCAGTTCCGCCGCCGTTATCGGTGCCGCGACCTCCAAAGTCCGGCAAAGAGCACAATAGACAGGATCACCACTACGAGAACACGATCGTGATACCCGGTACGAGACAGCACGTCGTGAGGAACATTAATCTGGAAGCGAATACGGCACGATTGTCCGCCCTAATGAGAGGTAAGGACGATCCCACCGGTTCTGCTAAGCCAGAATCCGCGGCATACGAGAACGTCAACGTCGAACACATTTCCAAGCTGACGGCTCTCGGATTCGCGCAAGACGCCGTGATTAGAGCGCTCGTTATAACTAGGAACGATCTTGAAATGGCTTGTGACATACTGCACGAATTTGCCACGAAATCGTCTTGA
- the Cbl gene encoding E3 ubiquitin-protein ligase CBL isoform X4 gives MEASLGSVGKQGRLIIATLVPWKVFRDKLNEVHPISSVLQAMALKSTIDLTCNDYISNFEFDVFTRLFQPWSTLLRNWQILAVTHPGYVAFLTYDEVKARLQKYCRPGSYVFRLSCTRLGQWAIGYVTSDGDILQTIPHNKSLCQALLDGYREGFYLYPDGHNVNPDLTWAVQPTPEEHIKVTAEQYELYCEMGSTFQLCKICAENDKDVRIEPCGHLLCTPCLTAWQDSEGQGCPFCRAEIKGTEQIVIDPFDPRRTHRPGTHSASASNASTPTRDLDPDTEESMDLCNGHCGSMCEDSDEDEDSSPTNSPVSTRRVVPSPPLPPRRLSPSPTPNSHSRSRHLTVPKENAPPPPSSAVNAVFNSSADNQLNNNMNSEAGYDMLHRASSPSPAPPIPPAPFPVSRSHVRRSQGNHISVAQPQPQPPTLPEKPSRSSGASSTSCQTTSSNSVPPVPPPLSVPRPPKSGKEHNRQDHHYENTIVIPGTRQHVVRNINLEANTARLSALMRGKDDPTGSAKPESAAYENVNVEHISKLTALGFAQDAVIRALVITRNDLEMACDILHEFATKSS, from the exons taCACTAGTTCCATGGAAAGTATTCAGGGATAAGTTGAACGAGGTTCATCCCATTAGTTCCGTACTACAAGCCATGGCACTGAAATCTACGATAGACCTTACGTGCAATGATTATATCTCCAACTTTGAGTTTGATGTATTTACGAG GTTATTTCAACCATGGTCTACACTTCTACGTAACTGGCAAATTTTGGCTGTGACTCATCCTGGATACGTAGCTTTCCTTACGTACGACGAAGTGAAGGCACGTTTACAAAAGTATTGTAGACCTGGAAGTTATGTGTTCCGATTAAGTTGCACAAGGCTAGGACAGTGGGCCATTGGTTATGTCACATCTGATGGGGACATTCTTCAAACTATACCTCACAATAAGAGTTTATGTCAAGCCTTACTTGATGGATATCGGGAAGGCTT TTACTTGTATCCCGATGGTCACAATGTGAATCCAGATTTAACATGGGCGGTGCAACCTACACCAGAGGAACACATAAAAGTCACTGCTGAACAGTATGAACTGTACTGTGAAATGGGTAGCACATTCCAATTGTGTAAAATTTGTGCAGAGAACGACAAGGACGTTAGGATAGAACCCTGTGGACATCTGCTTTGCACTCCGTGTTTAACAGCTTGGCAG GATTCTGAAGGGCAAGGTTGTCCTTTTTGCCGAGCTGAAATAAAGGGAACCGAACAGATAGTCATTGATCCGTTCGATCCTCGAAGAACGCATCGACCAGGAACACATTCGGCTTCCGCTAGTAACGCGTCGACCCCGACACGGGATCTTGACCCGGACACCGAG GAAAGCATGGACCTCTGCAATGGCCACTGCGGATCCATGTGCGAGGACTCTGACGAAGACGAGGATTCCAGCCCCACGAATTCACCTGTGTCGACGCGAAGGGTCGTGCCAAGTCCCCCGCTACCTCCACGACGATTGTCACCGTCCCCCACGCCGAATAGTCATTCGAGAAGTCGTCATTTAACTGTACCGAAGGAGAACGCACCGCCACCCCCCTCGTCAGCTGTTAACGCGGTGTTTAACTCCAGCGCTGACAATCAACTGAATAACAATA TGAATTCCGAGGCAGGGTACGACATGCTGCACCGAGCGTCATCGCCATCCCCGGCACCACCGATACCACCTGCTCCGTTTCCGGTTAGCAGAAGTCACGTGCGTCGATCGCAAGGAAATCACATATCTGTGGCACAGCCACAGCCACAACCGCCTACATTACCTGAAAAACCTAGTCGTTCGAGCGGCGCGTCTTCGACGTCGTGTCAAACGACGTCGAGCAACAGCGTGCCGCCAGTTCCGCCGCCGTTATCGGTGCCGCGACCTCCAAAGTCCGGCAAAGAGCACAATAGACAGGATCACCACTACGAGAACACGATCGTGATACCCGGTACGAGACAGCACGTCGTGAGGAACATTAATCTGGAAGCGAATACGGCACGATTGTCCGCCCTAATGAGAGGTAAGGACGATCCCACCGGTTCTGCTAAGCCAGAATCCGCGGCATACGAGAACGTCAACGTCGAACACATTTCCAAGCTGACGGCTCTCGGATTCGCGCAAGACGCCGTGATTAGAGCGCTCGTTATAACTAGGAACGATCTTGAAATGGCTTGTGACATACTGCACGAATTTGCCACGAAATCGTCTTGA